Proteins from one Oscillatoria nigro-viridis PCC 7112 genomic window:
- a CDS encoding MFS transporter yields the protein MNLLAKIKTIQIPPALRSRNYRLFFAGQGISLIGNWMTQVATVWLVYNLSDSPWMLGVVGFTSQIPTLILLPFAGVLIDRWNRHRVIIATQILAMVQSLALAFLALTGVVNIWQILVLSFFQGAINAFDAPARQAFVPELVEKKEDLANAIALNASMFNGARLIGPAMAGLLIATVGASYCFLIDGLSYIAVIAGLLAMQIKARKIAATNTKPLQRLKEGFVYAFGFPPIRAILLLLALVSFAGMSHTVLVPIFATKILHGGPEALGFLMAASGVGAFGGAIYLISRKSVVGLGKWIAISPAIMGFGLIGFGVSRVLWLSLIMMLFVGFGFILQFAGGNTFLQTIVEDDKRGRVMSIYTMAFFGVTPFGNLVAGGLANYIGAPNTVIIGGIICVLGSVVFTKQLPALKNIVRPLYQKMGLISH from the coding sequence ATGAATCTACTAGCAAAAATCAAAACTATACAAATTCCTCCAGCGCTGCGATCGAGAAATTATCGCCTGTTTTTTGCAGGACAAGGCATCTCCCTGATTGGCAATTGGATGACGCAAGTCGCTACTGTTTGGCTGGTCTACAATTTGAGCGATTCACCTTGGATGCTCGGCGTAGTGGGATTTACAAGTCAAATCCCCACATTAATTTTACTGCCTTTTGCAGGAGTTTTAATCGATCGCTGGAACCGCCACCGAGTCATAATTGCCACTCAAATATTAGCAATGGTTCAATCCTTAGCGCTAGCATTTTTAGCGCTAACAGGAGTCGTTAACATTTGGCAGATCCTGGTACTGAGTTTCTTCCAAGGCGCAATTAACGCCTTTGACGCCCCGGCACGGCAAGCTTTTGTACCCGAACTCGTGGAAAAGAAAGAAGATTTAGCAAATGCGATCGCCCTCAACGCTTCCATGTTCAACGGGGCCCGATTAATCGGCCCAGCAATGGCAGGTTTGCTGATAGCTACAGTCGGCGCAAGTTATTGCTTTCTCATTGACGGACTCAGCTACATCGCTGTAATTGCAGGCTTATTAGCGATGCAAATCAAAGCCCGTAAAATTGCAGCAACTAATACCAAACCCTTACAAAGATTAAAAGAAGGATTCGTTTATGCCTTCGGGTTTCCCCCGATTCGAGCAATTTTACTGCTATTAGCATTAGTCAGTTTTGCCGGAATGTCGCACACAGTATTAGTCCCAATTTTTGCCACCAAAATCCTGCACGGCGGCCCAGAAGCCCTAGGCTTCTTGATGGCTGCTTCGGGAGTCGGAGCCTTTGGGGGGGCGATTTATTTGATTTCGCGCAAAAGTGTAGTTGGCCTCGGCAAATGGATTGCGATTTCACCGGCAATTATGGGATTTGGACTGATAGGTTTTGGTGTGTCCCGCGTCTTGTGGCTGTCATTAATCATGATGTTGTTTGTGGGGTTTGGTTTCATTTTGCAATTTGCAGGAGGAAACACATTTTTGCAAACAATTGTGGAAGACGACAAACGCGGAAGAGTGATGAGCATATACACGATGGCATTTTTTGGAGTGACACCGTTTGGGAATTTAGTTGCCGGCGGATTGGCAAATTATATCGGCGCTCCCAATACAGTCATCATTGGAGGTATAATTTGTGTTTTAGGCTCGGTAGTTTTTACCAAACAGTTGCCAGCTTTAAAAAACATAGTCCGACCACTGTATCAAAAAATGGGTTTAATTTCGCACTAG
- a CDS encoding DUF2808 domain-containing protein — protein sequence MRRLFSALAVTGCLVAGLPAISLAQSMPGFTIFGGPDRANQLSYRLDYGTAGMSGDRYRLRIPSKKVSLAIAQLNISYPDYYKGEFDQKDIKVRVKDKTIELQEVIWDKENRFIEIYPKEPIAAGNNVEVVLSNVRNPSPGGMYHFNVRIRTPGDVPLLRYLGTWLLSIN from the coding sequence ATGCGACGATTATTTTCAGCACTAGCGGTTACAGGTTGCTTGGTGGCTGGATTACCCGCCATCAGTTTAGCCCAGTCCATGCCAGGATTCACGATTTTCGGCGGCCCCGATCGCGCCAACCAATTAAGCTATCGCTTAGATTACGGTACAGCCGGGATGAGCGGCGATAGATATCGGCTGCGAATTCCTTCCAAAAAAGTAAGTTTGGCGATCGCCCAACTGAACATATCCTATCCAGACTACTACAAAGGCGAATTTGACCAAAAAGACATTAAAGTGCGCGTCAAAGACAAAACAATAGAATTGCAAGAAGTAATCTGGGACAAAGAAAATCGATTCATAGAAATTTATCCCAAAGAACCAATTGCCGCCGGCAACAATGTTGAGGTTGTACTCTCCAACGTCAGAAACCCATCTCCCGGCGGAATGTACCATTTCAACGTCCGCATCCGCACGCCCGGTGACGTTCCCTTGCTGCGTTACCTCGGTACTTGGCTGTTAAGCATTAATTGA
- a CDS encoding Re/Si-specific NAD(P)(+) transhydrogenase subunit alpha: MKLAIAKEIAAGERRVALVPDAVARLVKQGVEVWVEAGAGAKSFFSDLAYEEAGAQVVADTARLWGEADVVVKIGALQESEVHQLREGGVFIGFLNPLGDPALVQRLADRKVTAFSMEMIPRTSRAQSMDALSSQGNVAGYKAVLIAAAALPKYFPMLTTAAGTIRPAKVLVMGVGVAGLQAIATARRLGAVVEAFDIRPETKEQVQSLGAKFLDVELKEETVAAGGYAKELSEAAKEYTRQVLTQHVSASDAVITTAQVPGRKAPILVTREMVSQMKPGSVIVDLAAEQGGNCECSEAGKDVEWNGVNVIGPINVPSSMPVHASETYSKNISALLQLMVKDKELNLNFEDDIIAGACVARDGEISNQRVRDALAAQASAVS, encoded by the coding sequence ATGAAATTAGCGATCGCAAAAGAAATAGCAGCAGGGGAACGCCGGGTGGCTTTAGTACCCGACGCTGTGGCCCGATTGGTAAAACAAGGCGTCGAAGTTTGGGTGGAAGCCGGTGCGGGGGCAAAATCCTTTTTCTCGGATCTTGCTTACGAAGAAGCGGGAGCTCAGGTTGTCGCCGATACCGCTAGGCTGTGGGGCGAAGCCGATGTCGTCGTGAAAATCGGGGCCCTGCAAGAATCAGAAGTTCATCAACTCCGGGAAGGAGGCGTTTTCATCGGATTTTTGAATCCTCTGGGAGATCCGGCTTTAGTGCAGCGTTTAGCCGATCGCAAAGTAACGGCATTCAGCATGGAAATGATCCCGCGCACCAGTCGCGCTCAAAGCATGGATGCGCTGTCATCTCAGGGTAACGTCGCCGGTTACAAAGCGGTACTGATCGCAGCCGCCGCTTTGCCAAAGTATTTTCCGATGCTGACAACGGCGGCGGGTACAATTCGCCCCGCGAAAGTATTGGTAATGGGTGTGGGCGTTGCTGGCTTGCAGGCGATCGCCACGGCGCGCCGTTTGGGTGCGGTAGTCGAAGCCTTCGACATCCGCCCGGAAACAAAAGAACAAGTGCAAAGTTTGGGCGCTAAATTCCTTGATGTCGAACTCAAGGAAGAAACCGTCGCCGCCGGAGGTTATGCTAAAGAGCTATCAGAAGCGGCTAAAGAATACACCCGCCAAGTGCTCACCCAACACGTCAGCGCTTCCGATGCAGTGATTACAACCGCTCAAGTTCCCGGCAGAAAAGCACCTATTTTAGTTACTAGAGAAATGGTTTCTCAAATGAAGCCCGGATCGGTAATTGTTGACCTCGCGGCCGAACAAGGCGGCAATTGCGAATGTTCTGAAGCGGGGAAAGATGTTGAATGGAACGGCGTTAATGTCATCGGCCCGATTAATGTGCCCTCGTCGATGCCTGTCCACGCTAGCGAAACTTACTCGAAGAATATCTCGGCTTTACTTCAGTTGATGGTCAAAGATAAGGAACTAAACTTGAATTTTGAAGATGATATCATCGCCGGTGCTTGCGTTGCCCGCGACGGCGAAATTAGCAACCAGCGAGTTCGCGATGCTTTGGCTGCTCAGGCTTCAGCCGTCAGTTAG
- a CDS encoding NAD(P) transhydrogenase subunit alpha → MAEGLIAGLVVFTLASFVGFEVINKVPPTLHTPLMSGSNAISGIAVLGAILISGQGNVTVTSILGTIAIALATINVVGGFLVTDRMLQMFKKKEVKA, encoded by the coding sequence ATGGCAGAAGGATTGATTGCAGGTTTAGTGGTGTTTACTCTAGCGTCGTTTGTGGGATTTGAAGTAATTAATAAAGTCCCGCCGACGCTGCACACACCTTTGATGTCGGGTTCCAATGCGATTTCGGGAATTGCGGTTTTAGGCGCAATTCTGATTTCTGGCCAAGGTAATGTGACTGTTACTTCGATTTTGGGGACGATCGCGATCGCCCTGGCCACAATTAACGTAGTCGGCGGTTTCTTAGTAACCGATCGAATGCTGCAAATGTTCAAGAAAAAAGAGGTTAAAGCGTGA
- a CDS encoding NAD(P)(+) transhydrogenase (Re/Si-specific) subunit beta: protein MSDFLPSGIQLGYLVAASLFIIGLKQLGSPATARQGNVLAAIGMLIAIVGTLLEKQVVSYELIAVGIIVGSILGTIMAKTVAMTDMPQMVGLLNGFGGAASALVAVGEFWRYLSIPESPTPDATITILLGVLIGGITFTGSLVAFAKLQELLPGAPMTFPLQQPFNAMLAIALLAGSGYMLFNPEDVPVFLALVAISNILGIMFVLPIGGGDMPVVVSLLNSYSGIAASVAGFILMNNMLIIAGALVGASGIILTQIMCKAMNRSLGSVLFSAFGSGGGSAAGAAGAAGAIDKTVRSINLEESAMMLGYARSVVIIPGYGMAVAQAQHAVRELADGLEKMGVDVKYAIHPVAGRMPGHMNVLLAEANVPYPQLYDMDDINPQFDETDVALVIGANDVVNPAARHDTASPIYGMPILEVDKAKHTIVIKRGMSAGFSGVDNELFYKDKTMMLFGSAKDVVAKLVSEVKQL from the coding sequence GTGAGCGATTTTCTGCCCAGTGGCATTCAACTAGGTTATTTAGTTGCCGCATCTTTGTTTATTATCGGTTTGAAACAGTTGGGTTCCCCTGCAACCGCGCGTCAAGGGAATGTGTTAGCTGCGATCGGGATGTTAATTGCGATCGTCGGTACGTTGCTGGAAAAGCAAGTAGTCAGCTACGAATTGATTGCTGTCGGAATTATCGTCGGTTCCATTTTGGGAACAATTATGGCGAAAACCGTGGCGATGACGGATATGCCGCAGATGGTGGGTTTGCTTAACGGTTTCGGGGGCGCGGCTTCTGCACTCGTTGCTGTGGGCGAATTCTGGCGCTATCTCAGCATCCCGGAATCGCCAACTCCAGACGCGACAATCACCATCCTTTTGGGCGTGTTGATCGGCGGGATTACCTTCACTGGTAGCCTTGTGGCGTTTGCGAAACTGCAAGAATTGCTGCCGGGTGCGCCCATGACGTTTCCGCTGCAACAGCCGTTTAATGCCATGCTGGCGATCGCGCTTTTAGCGGGCAGCGGTTATATGCTGTTTAATCCGGAGGATGTGCCGGTATTCCTGGCTTTGGTGGCGATTTCCAATATTCTGGGAATCATGTTTGTGCTCCCGATTGGCGGTGGCGATATGCCCGTGGTGGTGTCGCTGCTTAACTCTTATTCGGGGATTGCGGCGAGTGTGGCTGGGTTCATTTTGATGAACAATATGCTGATTATCGCTGGTGCATTGGTGGGCGCGTCGGGGATTATTTTGACGCAAATCATGTGCAAGGCGATGAATAGATCCTTGGGTAGCGTGCTGTTTAGCGCCTTTGGTAGCGGTGGCGGTAGTGCTGCGGGTGCTGCTGGGGCTGCTGGTGCGATCGACAAAACTGTTCGCAGCATCAATCTCGAAGAAAGTGCGATGATGTTGGGTTATGCGCGATCGGTTGTAATTATTCCCGGTTACGGAATGGCTGTAGCGCAAGCACAGCACGCGGTGCGCGAGTTAGCCGACGGTTTGGAAAAAATGGGCGTTGACGTGAAATACGCGATTCACCCGGTGGCTGGGCGGATGCCGGGGCACATGAATGTGCTGTTGGCGGAAGCAAACGTGCCTTATCCGCAGTTGTACGATATGGACGATATCAATCCGCAGTTTGACGAGACGGATGTGGCTTTGGTAATCGGGGCTAACGATGTGGTGAATCCGGCGGCGCGTCACGATACGGCGAGCCCGATTTACGGGATGCCGATTTTGGAGGTTGATAAGGCCAAGCATACGATCGTGATTAAGCGCGGGATGAGTGCTGGTTTTTCCGGTGTTGACAACGAGTTGTTTTACAAGGATAAGACGATGATGTTGTTTGGTAGTGCTAAGGATGTGGTTGCCAAGTTGGTTTCTGAGGTGAAGCAGTTGTAG
- a CDS encoding type II toxin-antitoxin system HicA family toxin, with translation MGKLRVLSAAQVCQILEQYDFVQVRQRGSHIIMQHRLPNTTVTVPVPNYSEIKIGTLQSIIRQSGLPRYLFEVNE, from the coding sequence TTGGGTAAACTGCGGGTTCTATCAGCGGCTCAAGTTTGTCAGATTTTAGAACAATATGACTTTGTTCAAGTGCGGCAGCGCGGCAGTCATATTATCATGCAGCACCGACTACCCAATACAACTGTAACGGTTCCTGTACCCAATTATTCAGAAATTAAAATTGGCACTTTACAGTCTATTATTCGGCAGTCAGGATTACCTCGATATCTTTTTGAAGTGAACGAATAG